The following proteins come from a genomic window of Plasmodium vivax chromosome 3, whole genome shotgun sequence:
- a CDS encoding hypothetical protein, conserved (encoded by transcript PVX_096065A) — protein sequence MFYTGLTLKCKPCLQQNFRLFHHSVQLDHHFTNRAPLPPQNAQTERSNQTERGNQTERGNQTERGNQTERGNQTERGNQTERGNQTEKLQASHACRRNLSAFIPRIKRCFSKDSDEEEEEEEDKAQTKVKQKTEKKEPNVIPANSTPLKKDLKKDLTKDLKKEIWDTIDASGPDMTQEQMIQLYFELHDYLRRKFQIMVDELWLYTLSIAKEKHLREEYRSKYWWECSHILMSNLKKMHANDLDHFANFLKKESCSIDEFKKYMADKIIRWQNFTSEKKKMWMPILRNQLIRYCP from the exons ATGTTCTACACAGGTCTAACGTTAAA GTGCAAGCCATGCTTGCAACAAaattttcgcctttttcacCACTCTGTTCAACTTGACCACCACTTTACCAACcgcgcccccctccccccacagAACGCCCAAACTGAGAGAAGCAACCAAACTGAGAGAGGCAACCAAACTGAGAGAGGCAACCAAACTGAGAGAGGCAACCAAACTGAGAGAGGCAACCAAACTGAGAGAGGCAACCAAACTGAGAGAGGCAACCAAACTGAAAAATTGCAAGCAAGCCATGCATGTAGACGAAATTTAAGCGCGTTCATCCCAAGAATAAAAAGGTGCTTCTCAAAGGATAgcgacgaagaagaagaagaagaagaagacaaGGCCCAGACAAAAGTCAAacaaaaaacagaaaaaaaggaaccaaatGTCATTCCAGCTAATTCCACCCCCTTGAAAAAAGATCTGAAAAAAGATCTGACAAAAGAtctgaaaaaagaaatatgggACACCATTGATGCGTCAGGACCAGATATGACCCAAGAACAGATGATCCAATTGTACTTCGAATTACACGATTATCTGAGAAgaaaatttcaaattatGGTTGATGAGTTGTGGCTTTATACTCTGTCAAttgcaaaagaaaaacatttaagAGAAGAATATAGATCCAAATACTGGTGGGAGTGTAGTCACATCCTGATGagcaatttgaagaaaatgcatGCAAACGATTTAGACCACTTTGCCAATTTTCTGAAAAAAGAATCCTGTTCTATTGACGAATTTAAGAAATACATGGCggataaaataataaggTGGCAGAACTTCACatcggaaaagaaaaaaatgtggatgCCTATTTTGCGCAATCAGTTGATAAGGTACTGTCCATGA
- a CDS encoding early transcribed membrane protein (ETRAMP) (encoded by transcript PVX_096070A; Apicoplast targeted protein. Curated by Stuart Ralph, Walter and Eliza Hall Institute of Medical Research, Australia.), which produces MKFTRVCSVFAFLLAVNLLAPECHCDHVNNKPHVHNNHSHGSGNCGGHHGNSSANSGNSGCPHAASGNSSNSVNAPGAGASPSSAKLSGPGTPPPAPTPSPATPSSKDDAGKAIDQIDQQIEKKKKNKKICLISAAATALTLLLGGALGFGIYKNRKAPQVNVENANGAPATESSETVVQGNSETPAPTDAPAAPETTPETPETPQES; this is translated from the coding sequence atgaaattcacCAGAGTATGTTCAGTTTTCGCTTTCCTCCTTGCTGTTAACTTGTTAGCCCCAGAATGCCACTGTGATCATGTAAATAACAAGCCCCACGTACACAACAATCACAGCCATGGTAGTGGCAATTGCGGTGGCCACCATGGCAACTCATCTGCTAATTCAGGCAATTCAGGCTGCCCCCATGCCGCATCAGGAAACTCTTCAAATTCTGTAAACGCCCCGGGTGCTGGCGCTTCTCCATCATCAGCTAAATTATCAGGCCCAGGAACTCCCCCCCCAGCTCCAACCCCTTCTCCAGCAACCCCCTCATCTAAAGATGACGCGGGAAAGGCAATTGACCAAATTGACCAACAAattgagaagaaaaagaaaaacaaaaaaatatgcctaaTATCAGCAGCAGCCACAGCTTTGACTCTCTTACTAGGAGGAGCATTAGGCTTTggaatttacaaaaatagaAAGGCACCACAGGTAAACGTAGAGAATGCAAATGGAGCCCCCGCCACCGAAAGTTCCGAGACTGTCGTACAGGGAAATTCCGAAACCCCTGCCCCAACCGATGCTCCCGCCGCCCCAGAGACGACCCCCGAAACCCCAGAAACCCCACAAGAAtcttaa